From the Ciona intestinalis chromosome 2, KH, whole genome shotgun sequence genome, one window contains:
- the LOC100176841 gene encoding cell wall protein PRY3: MGALFSSRRNARKTRKSNRGHLTKSKVKSQSKDDLITIETAPTVRDRKLQLRQAVSTDSLGVHDFEDYVKKKSPSPKMTSPRSFERDAIKAHNEYRSNHNAHPLKQKAELTRTAQKWAEKIAASGKFGHSGHEDYGENIAMTTAKNPTGSEITAMWYDEVHDYNFNRPGFKKGIGHFTQVVWRDSTHIGVGIASGRYGTFVVANYEPRGNWSMPGQFEKNVLRPNKAVTKKSNKPKLRRSSSSSSSSSSSSSDDDRKDSGKTDTKVTTKVETSTDEKGRKVKKTTKTTVTTTTSKDGSKSTQTKTQVTTEYIGDGNDSAPSSSKAGKTKDKPLSVSDGLSKVSIANAVSSSDKRKFREEVLSRHNELRKRHGVPALSRSRKLEDLAQEWAEHLLKLGKLQHRQNNDHGENVAFKFQSDKTMFTGDIITDMWYEEIHKYDFGSPAFKPGTGHFTQVVWKKSKEIGVGVATDGKGTLYAVANYTPAGNFRGQFQENVSKPKK; the protein is encoded by the exons ATGGGCGCTTTGTTCTCGTCGCGTAGAAATGCGAGGAAAACGCGAAAGTCGAACAGAGGTCACTTGACCAAGTCTAAAGTGAAGTCACAAAGTAAAGATGACTTAATAACAATAGAGACGGCCCCGACCGTCCGTGACCGCAAGCTACAGCTTCGACAGGCAGTATCGACTGATAGCTTAGGTGTGCACGACTTTGAAGACTACGTTAAGAAGAAAAGCCCCTCTCCTAAGATGACGTCACCCAGATCTTTTGAACGCGACGCAATAAAGGCGCACAACGAGTATCGTTCCAACCACAACGCTCACCCATTAAAACAGAAAGCAGAACTGACACGAACTGCGCAAAAATGGGCGGAGAAAATCGCTGCCTCCGGAAAATTTGGCCACTCCGGTCATGAGGATTATGGAGAAAACATAGCAATGACTACGGCGAAGAACCCGACAG GTTCGGAAATCACAGCAATGTGGTACGACGAGGTGCACGATTACAATTTCAACCGTCCGGGATTCAAAAAGGGGATCG GTCATTTCACCCAAGTTGTTTGGCGCGATTCCACTCACATTGGTGTGGGAATCGCTAGTGGGCGCTATGGCACTTTCGTCGTGGCAAATTACGAGCCAAGAGGAAATTGGAGCATGCCAGGACAGTTTGAAAAGAACGTCCTTCGCCCGAACAAGGCAGTCACCAAAAAATCGAACAAACCAAAACTTCGTCGTAGTTCATCATCGTCATCGTCATCATCGTCGTCCTCGTCGGACGATGATCGCAAAG ATTCTGGAAAAACTGATACAAAAGTGACGACAAAAGTCGAAACATCAACTGATGAGaaag GTCGCAAAGTAAAGAAAACAACTAAAACCACCGTCACAACAACAACCTCGAAGGATGGTTCAAAATCGACACAGACCAAGACACAAGTTACGACCGAATACATTGGTGATGGGAATGATTCTGCACCAAGTTCTAGCAAAGCAGGCAAAACAAAGG acaaACCTCTTTCTGTGAGCGATGGATTGTCAAAAGTTTCGATCGCCAACGCAGTCAGCTCTTCTGATAAACGAAAGTTCAGAGAAGAGGTATTGTCACGTCACAATGAACTAAGGAAACGTCACGGGGTTCCAGC aCTTAGTCGCAGTCGAAAATTAGAAGACTTGGCACAAGAATGGGCGGAACATTTGCTAAAACTTGGAAAGTTGCAACACAGACAAAACAACGATCATGGAGAAAACGTCGCTTTCAAATTCCAATCTGACAAAACTATGTTTACAG GTGACATCATTACGGACATGTGGTACGAAGAAATCCACAAGTACGACTTCGGGAGTCCCGCGTTTAAACCAGGAACAG GTCATTTCACACAAGTTGTTTGGAAAAAGAGCAAAGAGATTGGAGTTGGAGTAGCGACTGATGGAAAAGGAACATTATATGCAGTTGCTAACTACACACCTGCTGGAAACTTTCGTGGACAGTTTCAAGAAAACGTTTCGAAGCctaaaaaatag